One window of the Terriglobales bacterium genome contains the following:
- a CDS encoding DUF5916 domain-containing protein, with the protein MPAPTLVIPHVTHAPTLDDYATGRPREREVEITELRQWTPGDGDPASQPTKVYLSYDDKKLFVAFVAKDDLSKVRAHKTRRDDIGDDDYVCVNTDTFHDHRRDYFFCSNPLGIQMDGITTGNEDDLSFDTVWSSDARLVEDGFVVLITIPFRSLRFPGVEQQRWGISLGRAIIRNNETVFWPYITQRIPTFQTQFGHVEGIERVSPGRNFQINPYALFSASRILDTPPTGPTFRTGTDSRIGVDLKAVVRDAFTLDAAINPDFSQVESDEPQVAVNRRYEVYFPEKRPLFLENAAFFATPEQLFFSRRIIDPEVGARFTGKYGRWALGFLGADDRAPGQLLDRLDRNFGRHALNAVARVSREFASDSHFGMFLSTSQFPVSSNTVAAVDARLKLTSNWYFDGQVARSSTSNSGLQTNGYDYVAKLNHDNRHGWSHTSFFDRSPRFQAQLGFIPRVDVRQIQQSFGYSWRPERKVFLSYGPRLNALVNWDHAGHLQDWEVAPEFSVELPGQTLLGATHAEAFERYQEVGFRKRLTSFYASTQTTRWLALSSAFSYGTGINYYPAAGLSACSAKSSDGALRLTVRPSAQLKLEQTYLYTRLAETPYTTHVPGSPAQVVFSNHIVRSKANYQLSREMSFRLILDYNATLPNSNLVSLERSKRFGGDFLFTYLAHPGTAIYVGYTDIYENLLISAAQPQITRRAFPGTGVERQFFLKLSYLFRM; encoded by the coding sequence TCGTACGACGATAAGAAGCTCTTTGTTGCTTTCGTCGCGAAAGATGATCTCAGTAAGGTTCGTGCTCACAAAACCAGACGTGATGACATCGGGGATGATGATTACGTCTGCGTAAACACAGACACCTTTCATGATCATCGCCGTGATTATTTCTTCTGCAGCAATCCTCTGGGCATTCAGATGGATGGCATCACAACGGGTAATGAGGATGATCTTAGCTTCGACACGGTGTGGAGTAGCGATGCGCGGTTGGTTGAAGACGGATTCGTCGTCTTAATTACCATTCCATTTCGAAGCCTGCGATTTCCCGGAGTGGAACAACAGCGATGGGGCATCTCTTTGGGGCGGGCAATTATTCGGAATAATGAGACAGTATTCTGGCCTTACATCACCCAGCGCATTCCAACTTTCCAGACGCAGTTCGGTCACGTGGAGGGAATCGAGCGGGTATCGCCTGGACGAAACTTTCAAATCAATCCGTATGCGCTATTTTCCGCATCTCGAATCCTTGATACTCCACCGACCGGACCGACATTCCGCACTGGAACAGACTCCCGAATTGGAGTGGATTTGAAGGCTGTGGTCCGTGACGCGTTCACTTTAGATGCCGCGATCAATCCCGACTTCAGTCAGGTCGAATCCGATGAGCCGCAAGTCGCGGTGAACAGGCGATACGAAGTCTATTTTCCCGAAAAGCGACCGTTATTCTTAGAGAATGCCGCGTTTTTCGCTACACCAGAGCAGCTCTTTTTTTCTAGGCGAATCATAGATCCAGAAGTCGGGGCACGCTTTACGGGTAAGTACGGTCGTTGGGCATTAGGATTTCTCGGCGCGGACGACAGAGCTCCCGGCCAGTTACTGGATCGTTTGGATCGTAATTTCGGGCGACATGCTCTCAATGCGGTTGCTCGCGTTAGTCGCGAGTTCGCGTCCGATTCGCACTTTGGAATGTTCCTGTCGACATCTCAGTTTCCTGTGTCGTCGAATACGGTTGCCGCCGTCGATGCTCGATTAAAGCTGACATCAAACTGGTATTTCGACGGCCAAGTCGCACGTAGCAGTACCAGTAATTCGGGCTTACAGACTAACGGGTACGATTACGTTGCGAAGCTAAATCACGACAACCGCCACGGCTGGTCGCACACCAGTTTTTTCGATCGCAGCCCGCGTTTTCAGGCACAACTGGGGTTCATTCCACGAGTCGACGTTAGACAGATACAGCAAAGCTTCGGATATTCATGGCGTCCGGAACGCAAAGTTTTTCTTAGCTATGGCCCGCGACTGAATGCTCTCGTCAATTGGGACCACGCCGGACATTTACAAGATTGGGAAGTAGCACCAGAATTCTCCGTCGAACTACCAGGGCAAACATTGCTTGGAGCAACGCACGCCGAGGCCTTCGAGAGGTACCAGGAGGTTGGCTTTCGCAAGCGACTGACCTCGTTCTATGCGTCGACTCAAACAACGCGGTGGTTAGCGTTAAGTTCCGCATTCAGCTATGGAACCGGAATCAACTACTATCCAGCGGCTGGTCTGTCTGCATGCTCCGCGAAATCGTCCGATGGGGCCCTTCGGCTCACCGTGCGCCCGAGCGCGCAATTGAAGCTTGAGCAAACGTATCTGTACACTCGTTTGGCCGAGACTCCGTACACCACGCATGTTCCAGGGTCGCCAGCGCAGGTGGTGTTTTCGAACCACATTGTTCGTTCCAAAGCAAACTATCAACTCAGTCGAGAGATGTCTTTCCGGCTCATTCTGGACTACAACGCCACTTTGCCGAATTCCAACCTGGTGTCTCTCGAGAGATCGAAACGATTCGGGGGGGATTTCCTTTTCACGTACCTTGCCCATCCCGGTACCGCTATATACGTTGGCTACACCGATATTTACGAGAACCTGTTGATCAGCGCTGCGCAACCACAAATAACACGGCGTGCTTTTCCGGGCACCGGGGTGGAACGCCAGTTCTTTCTGAAGCTCAGCTACTTGTTCCGGATGTGA
- a CDS encoding alpha-glucuronidase family glycosyl hydrolase yields the protein MTLRRILSTGIVTASIVFSCLTIADAAQPSTARISLAPAQSNILVDTAEPSYVQYAANDLANYLQEIGHVAVAVRAKRGTASNKTIIAIGRAMAHQIGQDAGVSSELGDEGYVIRSFQTDGTAQIIVAGYDPHGTNAGVAALLQMIRAEKNVPFLDGPVNIRSKPSYPKRGIHLNGWPLNYPYAFRSWKEADWKRFVDIAWAQRINLFYLWPFMEILPVPLSKEDEAYLQEVQRVVNYAKNERGMEVWIMQSANRIGTSDCGTPDPRVRPYWVNECQKDMNPADPQQFSRIMTSFEAFYKIVNNADAYCMIDSDPGGWPQSPISDQVKILQGARKLLDQYSVGKSKTKLVDWMHVGWGRHKFFTSTDSVVAAYDWTDKNPDESDVAFMGETIRYFKAHMQEPWDLIAGQPPYLSVVQQEHVLGKAVYLPYGAIEHEPAFPATNLGQESVKKVFDKAKRYPGLLGVMGNNQLMLLQFPRTFYFFSTAWDAEYENRPEAEVMLDLAGQLYPEHQQLIADSFLALRETEVARINAALKGVDQLLQAGDAGHAGALGRLLIPDHLSILRNLKMQLEIRAARQTLLEAMRGKPSIAESSALVEDYLDKLLAWNKETGWNKMIEITVWPRPIYESGKDFTEAMYRLKQLLAQGAPYTSYAKVDAFFAGISKSLLEKYDQDSVMVGCVEPLKVAVLQGQ from the coding sequence ATGACATTAAGAAGAATCCTTTCGACTGGCATCGTTACGGCAAGCATTGTCTTTAGTTGTTTGACAATTGCAGATGCCGCTCAACCTTCTACAGCACGCATCAGTTTGGCACCCGCCCAATCCAACATTCTGGTCGATACCGCGGAACCATCGTACGTTCAGTACGCGGCGAACGATCTTGCTAATTACCTGCAAGAGATCGGCCATGTAGCTGTAGCGGTGAGGGCGAAACGCGGTACAGCCTCAAATAAAACCATTATTGCAATTGGCCGGGCGATGGCTCACCAAATCGGACAGGACGCCGGAGTGTCGTCGGAATTGGGTGACGAAGGTTACGTGATCCGATCTTTTCAAACCGATGGCACAGCGCAAATCATCGTTGCCGGATACGATCCGCACGGGACGAATGCCGGCGTCGCGGCACTCTTACAGATGATCCGTGCGGAGAAGAATGTGCCGTTCCTAGACGGTCCCGTAAATATCCGCAGCAAGCCCAGTTACCCAAAGCGCGGTATCCATCTGAATGGATGGCCGCTGAATTATCCTTATGCATTTCGATCGTGGAAAGAAGCGGATTGGAAACGATTCGTCGATATTGCGTGGGCGCAGCGGATTAACCTTTTTTATCTATGGCCGTTCATGGAGATACTTCCCGTTCCGTTATCCAAGGAAGATGAAGCTTACCTGCAGGAAGTGCAGCGGGTCGTCAATTACGCCAAGAACGAACGCGGCATGGAAGTGTGGATCATGCAATCCGCAAATCGGATTGGTACTTCAGATTGCGGAACACCTGATCCTCGGGTTCGCCCCTACTGGGTGAATGAATGTCAGAAGGATATGAACCCCGCGGACCCACAGCAATTCAGTCGAATCATGACGTCGTTTGAGGCGTTCTACAAAATCGTGAACAATGCCGATGCCTACTGCATGATCGATTCGGATCCTGGTGGCTGGCCGCAAAGCCCCATCAGCGATCAGGTGAAAATCTTGCAGGGTGCCCGCAAACTTCTGGATCAGTACAGCGTTGGAAAATCGAAAACGAAACTGGTTGACTGGATGCACGTCGGTTGGGGGCGACATAAGTTTTTCACCTCGACCGATTCTGTGGTCGCTGCTTATGACTGGACTGACAAGAACCCGGATGAAAGCGACGTCGCGTTCATGGGCGAAACGATTCGGTATTTCAAAGCTCATATGCAGGAGCCTTGGGATCTGATCGCCGGCCAACCTCCGTACTTGTCCGTGGTTCAACAGGAACATGTGCTGGGAAAAGCAGTTTATCTCCCGTATGGCGCCATCGAACACGAGCCTGCTTTCCCCGCGACGAATCTGGGCCAGGAATCAGTGAAGAAGGTGTTCGACAAGGCAAAGAGGTATCCCGGCCTGCTCGGAGTGATGGGGAACAATCAACTAATGCTGCTTCAATTCCCGCGCACCTTCTATTTCTTTTCGACGGCGTGGGACGCAGAGTACGAGAATCGGCCTGAAGCGGAAGTGATGCTCGATCTCGCCGGCCAGCTTTATCCCGAGCATCAACAATTAATTGCGGATTCATTCCTGGCCCTACGGGAAACCGAAGTCGCAAGAATCAACGCAGCATTGAAGGGTGTGGATCAACTTCTTCAAGCGGGCGACGCAGGCCATGCCGGAGCGTTGGGAAGACTTCTGATACCAGATCATCTTTCGATTTTGCGCAATTTGAAGATGCAACTCGAGATCAGAGCAGCGCGCCAAACTTTATTAGAAGCAATGCGTGGTAAGCCATCAATCGCTGAAAGCTCTGCTCTCGTGGAGGACTATCTCGACAAGCTTCTCGCCTGGAACAAAGAAACCGGGTGGAACAAGATGATTGAGATTACCGTGTGGCCTCGCCCCATCTACGAAAGCGGAAAGGATTTCACCGAGGCTATGTACCGCCTGAAACAATTGCTTGCTCAAGGCGCTCCATATACCAGCTACGCCAAAGTGGATGCATTCTTTGCAGGCATTAGCAAATCTCTCCTCGAAAAGTACGATCAAGACTCGGTGATGGTCGGATGCGTTGAACCTCTCAAGGTGGCCGTGCTCCAAGGTCAATAG
- a CDS encoding OmpA family protein: MDPSPEERKPEGRKLGDARAKSQGKLALALGLIAVALSLGFGIACLISVGRLERRLDGQVARLNQQMEDFGRVITRSQEQSQASAQQASQAAANALAAAQQRDLAKQDQSTAEAQAQLAQQQAAAEQQKANEAIQQAEQYRKEREAQLAQIQKALGQIAETRRTANGVVMTLDSKSIRFDFDKADIKPEYRDILNRIAGVLMTLKGYSIAIYGYTDSVGTPSYNLQLSQRRAEAVRNFFEQAGISASIMSTKGFGSSDPRVPGESELARAANRRVEIAIIDSKLITNRPLVVPE; this comes from the coding sequence ATGGATCCTTCACCCGAGGAGCGGAAGCCGGAGGGGCGTAAGCTTGGGGACGCACGCGCCAAATCGCAAGGGAAGTTGGCGCTGGCGTTGGGATTGATTGCCGTCGCGCTTAGCTTGGGGTTTGGGATTGCCTGTCTAATCTCGGTTGGTCGCCTGGAGCGGCGTCTGGATGGTCAGGTCGCACGGCTCAATCAGCAGATGGAAGACTTCGGACGCGTGATCACGCGTTCACAGGAGCAATCACAGGCGTCGGCTCAGCAGGCTTCGCAAGCGGCAGCGAACGCCCTGGCAGCCGCGCAGCAGCGCGACTTAGCCAAGCAGGATCAATCGACCGCGGAAGCACAGGCGCAACTCGCCCAGCAGCAGGCCGCCGCCGAGCAGCAAAAGGCCAATGAGGCCATACAGCAGGCAGAGCAATATCGAAAAGAGCGTGAGGCGCAACTTGCGCAAATACAAAAGGCCCTCGGGCAAATTGCCGAAACGCGTCGCACCGCCAACGGTGTGGTCATGACGCTGGACAGCAAGTCGATCCGCTTCGACTTCGACAAGGCCGACATAAAGCCGGAATATCGCGACATACTCAATCGCATTGCGGGCGTCTTGATGACCCTCAAGGGGTATTCGATCGCCATCTACGGATATACGGACAGCGTCGGCACGCCGTCGTACAACTTGCAACTTTCACAGCGTCGCGCCGAAGCTGTCCGCAATTTTTTCGAGCAAGCCGGAATTTCTGCATCCATCATGAGCACGAAGGGGTTTGGCTCATCCGACCCGCGCGTGCCGGGCGAAAGCGAACTTGCGCGTGCTGCCAACCGCCGGGTCGAGATCGCCATCATCGACTCGAAGCTCATAACGAACCGCCCTCTCGTTGTGCCCGAGTGA
- a CDS encoding tyrosine-type recombinase/integrase codes for MKALTITVTGKGGHQRTIPLNEELAEVLRVYVEARGAAPGQAPFFRSRFGRALSRGAIYERVRTWGQRSRIGIPLSPHRMRHTFATHLVRAGVGLVTIRDLLGHRLITSTQIYLHVTADDLRSDSPSSDQPVA; via the coding sequence TTGAAGGCGTTGACGATCACCGTCACCGGCAAGGGTGGACACCAGCGCACGATTCCACTGAACGAGGAACTGGCGGAAGTACTCCGTGTGTATGTGGAAGCGCGAGGTGCGGCGCCCGGCCAGGCTCCATTCTTCCGGTCACGCTTCGGACGGGCCCTTTCGCGCGGCGCTATTTATGAGCGCGTTCGCACGTGGGGTCAGCGCAGCCGCATCGGCATTCCACTGTCACCGCATCGCATGCGGCACACGTTCGCCACGCACCTGGTGCGGGCGGGAGTGGGATTGGTCACCATCCGTGACTTGCTCGGACACCGCCTCATCACCAGCACGCAGATCTACCTGCACGTGACTGCCGATGATCTGCGCAGCGACAGCCCGTCATCCGATCAGCCGGTTGCTTGA
- a CDS encoding DMT family transporter, translated as MSRRAWALFVLLSLVWGVPYWLIKVAVAEISVPFLVFARSAVGAAVLFPIALRDSGFTALRGHWIPVVSFALVEMIIPWGLLSHGEVRLNSSTAGLLIAVTPILTVILGKVFGSTEILGPLRRTGLALGFAGVSVLAAPELGGDLGSIAEIVLAAACYAGGSIIAVRWLKNVPVIPMTVACLAIASTCYLLPAFMTWPHSVPSTSVIAAIFGLGIVCTAVAFASFFLLIREAGAERAVLITYVAPAVAVAAGVAMLSEPFNARIALSFVLILCGSRMATGRSAPAVEPKRMTINVLRLHWRNKQTNS; from the coding sequence ATGAGTCGTCGTGCCTGGGCACTCTTCGTCCTGCTGAGCCTTGTGTGGGGCGTTCCCTATTGGCTGATCAAGGTGGCGGTGGCGGAAATCTCCGTTCCGTTCCTCGTTTTCGCACGATCGGCTGTGGGTGCAGCCGTGCTGTTTCCGATCGCCCTTCGCGACAGCGGTTTCACCGCCCTTCGCGGTCACTGGATTCCTGTCGTGAGCTTCGCGCTCGTCGAAATGATCATCCCGTGGGGGCTGCTCTCGCATGGTGAAGTCCGGCTGAATAGCTCGACCGCTGGGTTGCTCATCGCGGTAACTCCCATCCTTACCGTAATCCTGGGCAAAGTGTTCGGTAGCACTGAGATACTCGGACCTTTGCGCCGGACAGGGCTGGCTTTAGGGTTCGCCGGCGTGAGCGTATTGGCGGCGCCCGAGTTGGGCGGCGACCTCGGCTCGATCGCTGAGATCGTTCTCGCGGCAGCGTGCTATGCGGGTGGATCGATCATCGCCGTGCGATGGTTGAAGAATGTTCCCGTGATTCCGATGACGGTGGCGTGCCTGGCCATCGCTTCCACGTGTTACCTACTGCCAGCGTTCATGACCTGGCCGCATTCGGTGCCGTCGACGTCGGTCATCGCAGCGATCTTCGGCCTAGGTATCGTTTGCACCGCGGTCGCGTTCGCATCCTTCTTTCTCCTCATTCGAGAGGCCGGCGCCGAGCGTGCCGTTCTGATCACCTACGTCGCACCGGCCGTCGCCGTCGCCGCGGGCGTCGCGATGCTATCTGAGCCTTTCAACGCACGCATCGCGTTATCGTTCGTGTTGATCCTTTGCGGATCGCGCATGGCCACGGGCCGCTCTGCACCGGCAGTCGAGCCCAAAAGGATGACCATAAATGTATTACGACTGCATTGGCGAAATAAGCAGACGAATTCGTGA
- a CDS encoding NAD(P)-dependent alcohol dehydrogenase, protein MQIRAYAINERGGSAQPFLYETTIGNRDVLVRITHRSLARGDIQFIDNAWGDTRFPLVPSHEIVGVVEEAGSEVADLDTGDRVGVGYQQEACFECAFCRQGIEQLCANQKVIAVDRYGGLAEHIVVDSRFAFRLPPQLDSATSTPLLSSGLTVYAGIVRAHLTTGSRVAVLGAGGLGHLAIQFLHKSGHSVMAFSQSPRKRGLIERLGGAFADSSDPKRLMEYQGAFDFVLSTLNVPFDLDLFVRMLTPEGRLCLVASPLEQLSLSCGQLSNSRRSIYGNYIGSRSETEQMLGFAATHGVEAVVDIMPLSRVNEAIERVRRRDVEMALVLES, encoded by the coding sequence ATGCAAATTAGAGCCTACGCGATCAACGAGAGGGGCGGTTCGGCACAGCCCTTTCTGTATGAGACGACAATCGGCAACCGTGACGTTCTCGTGAGAATCACGCATCGGAGCTTGGCGAGAGGTGACATTCAGTTCATCGATAACGCCTGGGGTGACACGCGGTTTCCGTTAGTCCCGAGTCACGAAATCGTCGGCGTCGTCGAAGAGGCCGGTTCAGAGGTCGCCGACCTGGACACGGGCGACCGTGTCGGTGTCGGTTATCAACAGGAGGCGTGTTTCGAATGTGCCTTCTGCAGACAGGGCATCGAGCAACTCTGCGCCAATCAAAAGGTCATCGCCGTCGACCGCTACGGCGGCCTGGCCGAACACATCGTCGTCGACAGTCGTTTTGCTTTCCGGCTTCCACCGCAGCTTGATTCGGCCACCTCAACCCCCTTGCTCTCGTCAGGACTGACCGTATACGCCGGGATTGTTCGCGCCCACCTGACTACCGGCTCTCGAGTGGCGGTGCTTGGCGCAGGAGGGCTTGGTCATCTGGCGATCCAGTTCCTCCACAAGAGCGGGCACAGCGTGATGGCATTCTCGCAATCGCCCCGCAAGCGAGGGTTGATCGAGCGCCTCGGAGGAGCATTCGCGGACAGCTCAGACCCCAAGCGACTCATGGAGTACCAAGGGGCGTTCGATTTCGTTCTCTCGACGCTGAATGTTCCCTTCGACCTCGACTTGTTTGTGAGAATGCTGACACCGGAGGGACGGTTGTGCCTGGTCGCCTCGCCGTTGGAACAGTTGTCGCTTAGCTGTGGCCAATTGAGCAATTCTCGGCGATCCATTTACGGGAACTACATCGGTAGCCGGTCTGAGACCGAGCAGATGCTCGGCTTTGCGGCAACGCATGGCGTCGAAGCCGTCGTTGATATCATGCCGCTCTCTCGCGTGAACGAGGCCATCGAGAGGGTCCGGAGAAGAGATGTTGAGATGGCTCTCGTTCTCGAGAGCTAG
- a CDS encoding TonB-dependent receptor, with product MLLGKIVVPLFLLICTPFVLLAQEAGIVGTVTDQSGAVVSQATVTVTNQGTGESHQTNTNNVGQYRIPNLEVGSYEVVIDKAGFRRGVVERVRLEVQLISRVDFTLQLGETTNEVRVTANPGSLETEQSAIGTLLDNKMVTETPLNGRNFLQLQTLLPGVTPGRNGFFSAVKIDAQTTDIGGGAFSVNGQKPIYNDFLLDGVSFQEWENNTNAFNPSIDAIEEFRTQGSNYSAEFGINAGGLVNMVMKSGTNRFHGSAYEFIRNDKLDAANYFTNFFGQPKPPLRRNQFGGTLGGPIVRDKTFFFASYEGFREARAQTLSGTYPTAAMRTGDFSELLNLPSPITISDPVTGVPFPGNIIPSNRILSFWPAFLSKYIPLPNRPGLDQNYVIAQTHHNDINQGMARVDHRLSGKLSLDGHYVYNQVTDLPVSLNPTFGSSQNSRAHNVMLHAAYVHSPNTIIDFRAGYLRFWQDLKGNLEGTSPYIARDVMGIHGIPNDSRSSDAPFFSVAGFDALGSSNISLPRKWINERYEYRFSVYSHHNQHDLSYGLTATRLHNTFQERIIPNGLYFFNGIFSGYAMSDMLLGIPNTWIGAPDEFDPNFRAWSFSPWVQDDWRVTTNLTLNIGLRYEWIGHPYSANDEISNVRLPPGGGLATVVMPGQCIPELPSHQCYLGGLTVNKPATRSTLANNNKNFAPRIGFAYRLGDRTVVRSAYGIFFQKEFMGRSTILATNPPFVGAFTVNNTPETFQNFSFTDPYAGLSQGGKLGFEYIPEHTPNAYLQSWNLAVQRALGAGINVEVAYVGNKGTHQEANTVPNQPRLPGPGDLDSRRPYTNVSGIAGEESIGNSSYNGLQIKAEKRFSNGLSFLSSYTWSKAFASGCDFQFTVTPGGGCVSNQYDPQSARGLDQNDQRHRFTLSWLYALPLGKGRFFLSNASGAVGKIVSDWQLGGIVAAASGQPLTPILTFDNPNVGAQIALPDVVSNPNKGPKTIEEWFDTSAFQTPAPFTFGSARVASITGPGSVNVDFSIFKSIPISESLKLQFRSEFFNLLNHTNLGDPNTTFGTPQFGKIFGAGPSREIQFSLRLEF from the coding sequence ATGCTCTTGGGCAAAATAGTTGTCCCCTTGTTTCTTTTGATTTGCACCCCTTTTGTTTTGCTGGCTCAGGAGGCCGGAATTGTCGGAACTGTCACCGATCAATCGGGTGCCGTGGTTTCGCAAGCTACGGTAACTGTGACGAACCAGGGAACTGGCGAGTCCCACCAGACGAATACGAACAACGTCGGACAGTACAGAATTCCCAATCTCGAGGTGGGTAGCTACGAGGTTGTAATCGACAAGGCAGGATTTCGTCGGGGCGTTGTTGAGCGAGTCCGGCTTGAAGTCCAGTTGATCAGCCGCGTTGATTTCACTTTGCAACTCGGAGAAACGACGAACGAAGTCAGGGTTACCGCCAACCCAGGCTCTCTTGAGACAGAACAATCTGCGATAGGGACGCTGCTGGATAACAAGATGGTCACCGAGACCCCGCTGAACGGTCGAAATTTCCTTCAGTTGCAGACTTTGTTGCCCGGCGTTACTCCCGGCAGGAACGGCTTCTTCTCCGCTGTGAAGATCGACGCCCAGACGACCGATATCGGAGGAGGAGCGTTCTCGGTGAACGGGCAGAAGCCAATCTACAATGACTTTCTCCTGGACGGGGTCTCTTTCCAGGAATGGGAAAACAACACCAACGCCTTCAACCCTTCCATTGACGCGATCGAAGAGTTCCGAACGCAAGGCAGTAACTACAGCGCTGAGTTTGGCATCAACGCCGGCGGTTTAGTCAATATGGTGATGAAGTCCGGCACGAACCGCTTCCACGGCAGCGCGTACGAGTTTATTCGGAATGACAAGTTGGACGCAGCCAATTACTTCACTAACTTCTTCGGCCAACCAAAACCTCCGCTCCGGCGCAACCAGTTTGGAGGCACTCTGGGTGGCCCAATTGTGCGGGACAAAACTTTCTTTTTCGCCAGCTATGAGGGCTTCCGTGAGGCACGTGCCCAGACCCTCAGTGGCACATACCCAACAGCCGCAATGAGAACGGGTGACTTTTCCGAGTTGCTGAATCTGCCGAGCCCGATTACGATCAGCGACCCAGTAACCGGTGTTCCTTTCCCAGGAAACATTATTCCGTCGAATCGTATATTGAGTTTTTGGCCGGCATTCCTGTCCAAATATATTCCCCTTCCGAATCGTCCGGGCCTCGATCAAAATTACGTTATCGCTCAAACTCATCACAACGACATCAATCAAGGGATGGCGCGCGTCGATCATCGATTGAGCGGGAAACTCTCACTGGATGGGCATTACGTCTACAACCAGGTGACGGACTTGCCGGTATCGCTCAACCCCACGTTCGGTTCGTCGCAGAACAGCCGAGCCCACAACGTCATGCTGCATGCTGCATACGTCCATAGCCCCAATACGATCATCGACTTCCGCGCCGGCTACTTGCGGTTTTGGCAGGACCTGAAGGGTAATCTCGAGGGTACAAGCCCATACATTGCGCGTGACGTGATGGGAATCCACGGAATACCGAACGATTCCCGTTCCTCCGATGCCCCGTTTTTTAGCGTAGCTGGCTTCGATGCTCTCGGATCTTCCAATATTTCGTTGCCTCGAAAATGGATTAACGAGCGGTACGAATACCGCTTCAGTGTCTATTCCCACCACAATCAGCACGACCTGAGCTATGGCCTCACAGCGACGCGGCTGCATAATACCTTTCAAGAGAGGATCATACCCAACGGACTGTATTTCTTTAACGGTATCTTCAGTGGCTACGCAATGTCCGACATGCTGCTTGGAATTCCGAACACCTGGATAGGTGCGCCGGATGAGTTTGATCCGAATTTTCGCGCGTGGTCGTTCTCGCCCTGGGTTCAGGATGATTGGCGTGTAACCACGAATCTCACCTTGAATATTGGATTACGTTATGAGTGGATTGGACATCCATACTCGGCAAATGACGAAATCTCGAACGTTCGTTTGCCACCGGGCGGAGGTCTCGCCACAGTAGTAATGCCAGGCCAATGTATACCAGAGCTTCCCAGCCACCAGTGTTATCTAGGTGGTCTAACGGTGAACAAGCCCGCAACTCGCAGCACCCTTGCTAACAACAATAAGAACTTTGCACCTCGCATCGGCTTCGCCTATCGCCTGGGTGACCGAACGGTAGTGCGATCGGCATACGGCATCTTCTTCCAAAAGGAGTTCATGGGGAGGAGCACGATATTGGCAACGAATCCTCCTTTTGTTGGCGCTTTTACCGTCAACAACACACCGGAGACGTTCCAAAACTTCAGCTTTACTGATCCCTACGCGGGCCTTTCGCAAGGTGGAAAGCTCGGGTTTGAATACATTCCAGAGCATACTCCGAACGCATACCTGCAGTCGTGGAATCTCGCTGTACAGCGCGCGTTGGGAGCGGGGATAAACGTAGAGGTAGCTTACGTCGGCAACAAGGGAACTCACCAGGAAGCAAACACCGTTCCTAACCAACCACGTCTTCCCGGTCCAGGGGACCTCGATTCCAGACGACCGTACACTAACGTATCGGGAATTGCTGGCGAGGAATCGATAGGGAACTCGTCCTATAACGGCTTACAGATCAAGGCAGAGAAGCGGTTTTCGAACGGTCTGTCTTTCTTGTCGTCCTATACTTGGTCGAAAGCGTTTGCTTCCGGTTGCGACTTCCAGTTCACTGTCACGCCTGGTGGTGGTTGTGTTTCGAATCAGTACGATCCGCAATCCGCCCGGGGGCTGGATCAGAACGATCAGCGGCATCGCTTCACGCTGAGCTGGTTGTATGCACTTCCTCTTGGCAAAGGACGGTTTTTCTTGTCGAATGCCTCGGGTGCCGTCGGCAAGATCGTCTCCGACTGGCAGCTCGGCGGAATTGTCGCGGCCGCATCTGGGCAGCCCCTCACTCCGATCCTTACCTTTGATAATCCAAATGTTGGTGCGCAAATCGCGCTCCCGGATGTCGTTAGCAATCCGAACAAAGGGCCCAAGACGATCGAGGAATGGTTCGACACGAGTGCTTTCCAGACTCCGGCCCCCTTCACGTTCGGAAGCGCTCGGGTTGCCAGCATCACTGGCCCCGGGTCGGTGAACGTGGATTTTTCGATCTTCAAAAGCATTCCCATCTCAGAAAGTTTGAAGCTTCAGTTCCGCTCTGAATTCTTCAACCTACTGAATCACACTAATCTCGGAGATCCAAACACCACGTTCGGCACACCGCAGTTTGGAAAGATCTTTGGCGCCGGACCTAGCAGGGAGATTCAATTCTCACTTCGGCTAGAGTTCTAG